From the genome of Pseudomonas yamanorum, one region includes:
- a CDS encoding ABC transporter ATP-binding protein, translating to MATLELRNVNKTYGTGLPDTLKNIELSIKEGEFLILVGPSGCGKSTLMNCIAGLENITGGAIMIGDQDVSGMSPKDRDIAMVFQSYALYPTMSVRENIEFGLKIRKMPQAAIDEEVARVAKLLQIEHLLNRKPGQLSGGQQQRVAMGRALARRPKIYLFDEPLSNLDAKLRVEMRTEMKLMHQRLKTTTVYVTHDQIEAMTLGDKVAVMKDGIIQQFGTPKEIYNDPANLFVASFIGSPPMNFIPLRLQRKDGRLVALLDSGQARCELPLNMNDAGLEDREVILGLRPEQIVLAAAEATGAPTIRAEVQVTEPTGPDTLVFVQINDTKVCCRLAPDVAPQVGETLTLQFDPAKVLLFDAKTGERLGTAASLPAQDRADNVAQFKGR from the coding sequence ATGGCAACGCTTGAACTTCGTAACGTAAACAAGACCTACGGTACCGGCCTGCCGGACACCCTGAAGAACATCGAACTGTCGATCAAGGAGGGTGAGTTCCTGATCCTGGTCGGGCCTTCGGGTTGCGGTAAGTCGACCCTGATGAACTGCATCGCCGGCCTGGAAAACATCACCGGCGGCGCGATCATGATCGGCGACCAGGACGTCAGCGGCATGAGCCCCAAGGATCGTGACATCGCCATGGTGTTCCAGTCCTACGCGCTGTACCCGACCATGAGCGTGCGCGAGAACATCGAATTCGGCCTGAAGATTCGCAAGATGCCCCAGGCGGCGATCGACGAAGAAGTGGCGCGAGTGGCCAAGCTGCTGCAGATCGAGCACCTGCTCAATCGCAAGCCGGGCCAGCTCTCCGGCGGCCAGCAACAGCGTGTGGCCATGGGCCGTGCACTGGCGCGTCGTCCGAAGATCTACCTGTTCGACGAACCACTGTCCAACCTCGACGCCAAGCTGCGGGTCGAGATGCGTACTGAAATGAAGCTGATGCACCAGCGTCTGAAAACCACCACCGTCTACGTCACCCACGATCAGATCGAGGCGATGACCCTGGGCGACAAAGTGGCGGTGATGAAGGACGGCATCATCCAGCAGTTCGGCACGCCGAAAGAGATCTACAACGACCCGGCCAATCTGTTCGTGGCGAGCTTCATCGGTTCGCCGCCGATGAACTTCATTCCACTGCGCCTGCAACGCAAGGACGGCCGCCTGGTGGCGTTGCTGGACAGCGGCCAGGCCCGCTGTGAGTTGCCGTTGAACATGAACGATGCTGGTCTTGAAGACCGCGAAGTGATCCTGGGCCTGCGCCCGGAGCAGATCGTACTGGCCGCCGCTGAAGCCACCGGCGCGCCGACCATTCGCGCCGAGGTGCAAGTCACCGAGCCGACCGGTCCGGACACCCTGGTGTTCGTGCAAATCAATGACACCAAGGTCTGCTGCCGCCTGGCGCCCGATGTGGCGCCGCAAGTGGGCGAGACCCTGACCTTGCAGTTCGACCCGGCGAAGGTGTTGCTGTTCGACGCCAAGACCGGCGAGCGCCTGGGCACTGCCGCTTCGTTGCCGGCACAGGACCGTGCGGACAACGTCGCTCAATTCAAGGGACGCTGA
- a CDS encoding carbohydrate porin, which translates to MKKHHNNTRLICQLSAAAALVLSANAMADDAFSADSKWMTGDWGGERTKLIEQGIDIKADYVGEVGGNLSGGYNNDKTARYADQFGLGVALDLQKLWGWDNTQAKIQLTNRNGANISNDRIGDPRAGTLSSSQEVDGRGHMVRLTQFWIQHQMFDNKLDVKLGYFGEGEDFNTFPCDFQNLSFCGSQVGNYVNTWYNWPVSQAAIRVKYNITPELYAQIGAYNQNPSQLEHGNGFKLSGSGTKGTVLPVELVWSPKVNGLPGEYRVGYYKSTADATDVREDVNGNDAGTTGAAFRVRSSKSGYWGVLQQQLTTHNGDASRGLNIAANVTFHDKDTNLVDNYQSLMLVYKGPFDARTKDDVGIGVSRIHANSDVKKNAELLNAAGGFTDYDQSGYAPLRNTEYNVELNYGFHVTNWLTVRPNLQYIANPGGVKQVDNAVVAGLKIQSTF; encoded by the coding sequence ATGAAAAAGCACCACAACAACACCCGGCTGATCTGCCAACTGTCAGCAGCAGCCGCCCTGGTACTGTCCGCCAATGCGATGGCGGACGACGCGTTCAGCGCCGATTCCAAGTGGATGACCGGCGATTGGGGCGGCGAGCGTACCAAGCTGATCGAGCAAGGTATCGACATCAAGGCGGATTACGTCGGTGAAGTCGGTGGCAACCTCAGCGGTGGCTACAACAACGACAAAACTGCCCGTTACGCTGACCAGTTCGGTCTGGGCGTGGCACTGGACCTGCAAAAGCTGTGGGGTTGGGATAACACCCAGGCCAAGATCCAGTTGACCAATCGTAATGGCGCAAACATCTCCAACGACCGTATTGGTGACCCGCGTGCCGGCACCTTGAGTTCGTCTCAAGAAGTCGACGGCCGAGGCCACATGGTGCGTCTGACCCAGTTCTGGATTCAGCACCAGATGTTCGACAACAAGCTGGACGTGAAACTCGGTTACTTCGGTGAAGGCGAAGACTTCAACACCTTCCCGTGCGACTTCCAGAACCTGTCGTTCTGTGGCTCGCAGGTCGGTAACTATGTAAACACCTGGTACAACTGGCCCGTCAGCCAGGCGGCTATCCGCGTGAAGTACAACATCACGCCTGAGCTGTATGCGCAAATCGGTGCGTACAACCAGAACCCGTCGCAACTGGAGCACGGCAACGGCTTCAAACTCAGCGGCAGCGGCACCAAGGGCACCGTATTGCCGGTTGAATTGGTCTGGTCGCCGAAGGTCAATGGCCTGCCGGGCGAATACCGTGTGGGTTACTACAAGAGCACCGCCGACGCTACCGACGTACGTGAAGACGTCAACGGTAACGATGCTGGCACCACGGGCGCAGCCTTCCGCGTTCGCAGCAGCAAAAGCGGTTACTGGGGCGTTCTGCAACAGCAACTCACCACCCACAATGGCGATGCGTCCCGCGGCTTGAACATTGCGGCCAACGTCACCTTCCACGACAAAGACACCAACCTGGTCGACAACTACCAGTCGCTGATGCTTGTGTATAAAGGTCCATTCGACGCACGTACAAAAGATGACGTGGGTATCGGTGTATCCCGTATCCATGCCAACAGTGACGTGAAGAAAAACGCTGAGTTGCTCAACGCGGCCGGCGGTTTCACGGATTACGACCAATCGGGTTACGCACCGCTGCGTAACACGGAGTACAACGTCGAACTCAACTACGGCTTCCACGTCACCAACTGGCTGACCGTGCGTCCTAACCTGCAGTACATCGCCAACCCAGGTGGTGTGAAACAAGTCGACAACGCGGTGGTAGCGGGCCTGAAAATTCAGTCTACGTTCTAA
- a CDS encoding D-hexose-6-phosphate mutarotase has protein sequence MHEHPLQRFFKSLRERPVFAWERFQMRDVLVIDHPLCQAVFSRQGAQLLHFQPTGQKPWLWCTAKWPQVGAIRGGVPVCWPWYGRHPSENAWPSHGWARLIDWKLLDSSTDDDGVRLHWQLQLCDWQVDLHAHLGETLELRLATEHQDELPCQLSHALHAYWRIGNVGEVALSGLDGAQGYDQLNRQACQQEGELRVDGGCQRVFQHEGELHLKDHAWQRELCIDTGESADTVVWHPGTRPLLGVSFNEASGFVCVESAMAAASLAPGERAHLSLQARAGA, from the coding sequence ATGCATGAGCATCCGCTGCAACGCTTTTTCAAATCCCTGCGCGAGCGGCCGGTATTCGCGTGGGAACGCTTCCAGATGCGCGATGTGTTGGTGATTGATCACCCGCTCTGCCAAGCGGTGTTCAGTCGTCAGGGCGCGCAATTGCTGCACTTTCAGCCCACGGGCCAGAAGCCTTGGCTGTGGTGCACGGCCAAGTGGCCGCAGGTCGGCGCCATTCGTGGCGGCGTGCCGGTGTGTTGGCCGTGGTATGGCCGCCATCCCAGCGAAAACGCCTGGCCATCCCATGGTTGGGCGCGGCTGATCGACTGGAAGCTGCTGGACAGCAGCACCGACGACGACGGCGTGCGTTTGCACTGGCAATTGCAGTTATGTGATTGGCAGGTCGATCTGCATGCGCACCTGGGGGAAACCTTGGAACTGCGTCTGGCCACCGAGCACCAGGATGAGCTGCCGTGCCAACTGAGCCATGCTTTGCATGCCTATTGGCGGATTGGCAACGTGGGTGAGGTAGCGCTGTCTGGGCTGGATGGTGCGCAAGGCTACGACCAGCTCAATCGCCAGGCGTGCCAGCAGGAAGGCGAGTTGCGGGTGGATGGCGGTTGTCAGCGAGTGTTCCAGCACGAGGGCGAATTGCACCTCAAGGACCACGCCTGGCAGCGCGAGCTGTGCATCGATACCGGTGAGAGTGCCGACACGGTGGTGTGGCACCCAGGGACCCGGCCGTTGCTGGGGGTGAGCTTCAACGAGGCTTCGGGGTTTGTGTGTGTGGAGTCGGCGATGGCTGCCGCGAGCCTTGCGCCGGGGGAGAGGGCGCATTTGAGTTTGCAGGCGAGGGCGGGGGCTTGA
- a CDS encoding MurR/RpiR family transcriptional regulator gives MRNLLEQIQKRLDELNKAERKVAEVILLNPQQATRFSIAALAQAASVSEPTVNRFCRSFGVSGYPELKLQLAQSLASGAAYVSRAVEADDNPEAYTQKIFGSAIASLDSACQALDPNLISKAVDLLIQARQIHFFGLGASAPVAMDALHKFFRFNLSVTAHADVLMQRMIASVAHTGELFVIISYTGRTRELVEVARIARENGASVLGVTAENSPLAKVSTVSLNIPLPEDTDIYMPMTSRIIQLTVLDVLATGMTLRRGVDFQPHLRKIKESLNDSRYPVGDEFN, from the coding sequence GTGCGAAATCTACTGGAACAGATCCAGAAACGCCTCGATGAATTGAACAAGGCTGAACGTAAAGTCGCCGAGGTCATCCTGCTCAACCCGCAGCAGGCGACCCGCTTCTCTATTGCCGCCCTCGCCCAGGCCGCCTCGGTCAGCGAACCTACAGTGAACCGCTTCTGCCGCTCGTTCGGCGTGAGTGGTTACCCTGAACTTAAATTGCAGCTGGCGCAAAGCCTGGCCAGTGGCGCGGCGTATGTCAGCCGCGCGGTGGAGGCCGATGACAACCCGGAGGCCTACACCCAGAAGATCTTCGGCAGTGCCATCGCGTCCCTCGACAGCGCCTGCCAGGCCCTGGACCCGAACCTGATCAGCAAGGCCGTCGACCTGCTGATCCAGGCCCGGCAGATCCACTTCTTTGGCCTGGGTGCTTCGGCGCCGGTGGCCATGGATGCCCTGCACAAGTTTTTCCGCTTCAACCTGTCGGTCACGGCCCATGCCGATGTGCTGATGCAGCGGATGATCGCCTCGGTGGCCCACACCGGGGAATTGTTCGTGATCATTTCCTACACCGGGCGTACCCGTGAACTGGTGGAAGTGGCGCGTATTGCGCGGGAGAACGGCGCCTCGGTGCTGGGGGTGACCGCCGAGAACTCGCCGCTGGCCAAGGTCAGCACGGTGAGCCTGAACATTCCGTTGCCGGAAGACACCGACATCTACATGCCAATGACCTCGCGGATCATTCAGTTGACAGTGCTGGACGTGCTGGCGACGGGCATGACCTTGCGTCGCGGGGTGGATTTCCAGCCTCATTTGCGCAAGATCAAAGAGAGTTTGAACGACAGCCGGTATCCGGTTGGGGATGAATTCAACTAG
- the zwf gene encoding glucose-6-phosphate dehydrogenase yields the protein MPSITVEPCTFALFGALGDLALRKLFPALYQLDGAGLLHEDTRILALAREAGSEQQHLAHIEKELRSYVGKELDETVAQRFLARLTYLHVDFLKADDYVALAENAGTEQRLIAYFATPAAVYGAICENLSKVGLAENTRVVLEKPIGSDLDSSRKVNDAVAQFFPENRTYRIDHYLGKETVQNLIALRFANSLFETQWNQNYISHVEITVAEQVGIEGRWGYFDKAGQLRDMIQNHLLQLLCLIAMDPPADLSADSIRDEKVKVLKALAPISPDGLTTQVVRGQYIAGYSAGKPVPGYLEEENSNTQSDTETFVALRADIRNWRWAGVPFYLRTGKRMPQKLSQIVIHFKEPSHYIFAPEQRLQISNKLIIRLQPDEGISLRVMTKEQGLDKGMQLRSGPLQLNFSDTYRSARIPDAYERLLLEVMRGNQNLFVRKDEIEAAWKWCDQLIAGWKKSGDAPKPYAAGSWGPMSSIALITRDGRSWYGDI from the coding sequence ATGCCTTCGATAACCGTAGAACCCTGCACCTTTGCCCTGTTTGGCGCCTTGGGTGATCTGGCGCTGCGCAAGTTATTTCCTGCCCTCTATCAACTCGATGGCGCCGGCCTCCTGCACGAAGACACACGCATCCTGGCCCTGGCCCGTGAGGCCGGTTCCGAGCAACAGCACCTGGCCCACATCGAAAAAGAATTGCGTAGCTACGTTGGCAAGGAACTGGACGAAACCGTCGCCCAGCGCTTCCTGGCCCGCCTGACGTACCTGCACGTCGACTTCCTGAAGGCCGACGACTACGTCGCCCTGGCAGAGAACGCCGGCACCGAACAACGCCTGATTGCCTACTTCGCCACCCCGGCGGCAGTGTATGGCGCGATCTGCGAGAACCTGTCCAAGGTCGGCCTGGCGGAAAACACCCGGGTCGTCCTGGAAAAACCCATCGGCTCGGACCTGGATTCCTCGCGCAAGGTCAACGACGCCGTGGCGCAGTTTTTCCCGGAAAACCGCACCTACCGCATCGACCACTACCTGGGCAAAGAAACCGTCCAGAACCTGATCGCCCTGCGATTTGCCAACAGCCTGTTTGAAACCCAGTGGAACCAGAACTACATCTCCCACGTGGAAATCACCGTGGCCGAGCAGGTAGGTATCGAAGGTCGCTGGGGCTATTTCGACAAGGCCGGGCAACTGCGGGACATGATCCAGAACCACCTGCTGCAGCTGCTGTGCCTGATCGCCATGGACCCGCCGGCCGACCTGTCTGCCGACAGTATTCGTGACGAGAAGGTCAAGGTGCTCAAGGCCCTGGCGCCCATCAGCCCGGACGGCCTGACCACCCAGGTGGTGCGTGGCCAATACATCGCCGGCTACAGCGCCGGCAAGCCGGTACCGGGTTACCTGGAAGAAGAGAACTCCAACACCCAGAGCGACACCGAGACCTTCGTCGCCCTGCGTGCCGATATCCGTAACTGGCGTTGGGCCGGGGTGCCGTTCTACCTGCGTACCGGCAAGCGCATGCCGCAAAAACTGTCGCAGATCGTCATCCACTTCAAGGAACCGTCCCACTACATCTTCGCCCCCGAGCAGCGCTTGCAGATCAGCAACAAACTGATCATCCGCCTGCAACCGGACGAAGGGATTTCCTTGCGGGTGATGACCAAGGAGCAGGGCCTGGACAAGGGCATGCAACTGCGCAGCGGCCCGCTGCAACTGAATTTTTCCGACACCTATCGCAGCGCGCGGATTCCCGATGCCTACGAGCGGTTGTTACTTGAAGTCATGCGTGGCAACCAGAACCTGTTTGTACGCAAAGATGAAATCGAAGCCGCGTGGAAGTGGTGTGACCAGTTGATCGCCGGGTGGAAAAAATCCGGTGATGCGCCCAAGCCGTACGCGGCGGGGTCCTGGGGGCCGATGAGCTCGATTGCACTGATCACGCGGGACGGGAGGTCTTGGTATGGCGATATCTGA
- the pgl gene encoding 6-phosphogluconolactonase: MAISDLKLPQGVTAHEYRNPVLLADGLANDVAEQLRAAISARGAATLVVSGGRSPVAFFQNLAKQGLDWSKVTITLADERWVPVEHADSNAGLLKKYLLQGPAAKAKFLSLYSVAATLDDAAEQADRLLAELPAIDVLVLGMGDDGHTASLFPNSPNLAEALKPDGSRRCWPMLAPTVPHQRLTMSRALLATAHYTVLSISGSSKLTTLSAALASDDVAAMPIRAFLQPTLEIYWCP; encoded by the coding sequence ATGGCGATATCTGATTTGAAACTGCCTCAGGGCGTGACGGCCCATGAGTACCGCAACCCGGTGCTGCTGGCCGATGGCTTGGCCAATGACGTGGCCGAACAACTGCGCGCGGCCATCAGTGCCCGTGGCGCAGCGACCCTGGTGGTATCCGGTGGCCGCAGCCCGGTGGCGTTCTTCCAGAACCTCGCCAAGCAAGGCCTGGACTGGTCCAAGGTGACCATCACCCTGGCCGACGAGCGCTGGGTGCCGGTGGAACATGCCGACAGCAATGCCGGCCTGTTGAAGAAGTATTTGCTGCAAGGCCCGGCGGCCAAGGCGAAGTTCCTGAGCCTGTACAGCGTGGCCGCCACCCTTGATGACGCTGCCGAGCAGGCCGATCGCCTGTTGGCCGAGTTGCCGGCGATTGACGTGCTGGTGCTGGGCATGGGCGACGACGGCCACACCGCATCGCTGTTCCCCAACAGCCCGAACCTGGCTGAAGCGCTGAAGCCCGATGGCAGCCGTCGTTGCTGGCCGATGCTGGCGCCGACCGTGCCGCACCAGCGCCTGACCATGAGTCGCGCGTTGCTGGCTACCGCCCACTACACCGTGCTGTCGATTTCCGGCAGCTCGAAATTGACCACCTTGAGCGCCGCGCTGGCCAGTGACGACGTTGCTGCCATGCCGATACGCGCGTTTTTGCAACCTACTTTAGAGATTTACTGGTGCCCATGA
- a CDS encoding bifunctional 4-hydroxy-2-oxoglutarate aldolase/2-dehydro-3-deoxy-phosphogluconate aldolase, whose amino-acid sequence MNSPQPTVSMADKVALIDSLCAKARILPVITIAREQDILPLADALAAGGLTALEVTLRSQFGLKAIQVLREQRPELCTGAGTVLDRQMLEAAEVAGSQFIVTPGITRDLLEASVHSSIPLLPGISNASGIMEGYGLGYRRFKLFPAEVSGGVAAIKALGGPFGEVKFCPTGGVGPANIKSYMALKNVMCVGGSWMLDPEWVKNGDWARIQETTAEALALLD is encoded by the coding sequence ATGAACAGCCCTCAACCTACCGTTTCCATGGCGGACAAAGTTGCCTTGATCGACAGCCTCTGCGCCAAGGCGCGGATCCTGCCGGTGATCACCATTGCCCGTGAACAGGACATTCTGCCTCTGGCCGATGCCCTGGCAGCCGGTGGTTTGACCGCACTGGAAGTGACCCTGCGTTCGCAGTTCGGCCTCAAGGCCATCCAGGTGCTGCGTGAGCAGCGTCCGGAGCTGTGCACCGGTGCCGGTACCGTGCTGGATCGCCAGATGCTGGAAGCGGCCGAAGTGGCCGGTTCGCAATTTATCGTCACCCCCGGGATTACCCGTGATCTGCTGGAAGCCTCGGTACACAGCTCGATTCCGCTGTTGCCGGGCATCAGCAATGCCTCCGGGATCATGGAAGGTTATGGCCTGGGTTATCGCCGCTTCAAACTGTTCCCGGCTGAGGTGAGCGGTGGCGTGGCGGCGATCAAGGCCTTGGGCGGCCCGTTTGGCGAAGTGAAATTCTGCCCGACTGGCGGTGTAGGCCCGGCCAACATCAAGAGCTACATGGCCTTGAAGAATGTGATGTGCGTGGGCGGTAGCTGGATGCTTGATCCTGAATGGGTCAAGAACGGCGACTGGGCGCGTATCCAGGAAACCACCGCCGAGGCGCTGGCCCTGCTGGACTGA
- a CDS encoding aminotransferase class V-fold PLP-dependent enzyme has product MDSTRDEQHWHAIAQRYDLEPGPINLENGYFGRMSRAVLQQYQDNVAFINRSNSIHVRQRFEQGENVEIRNQLAQLMDADPEAIALTRCASDALQSLIRNYNRLQPGDQVLISDLEYDTVKGAMRWLAQNRGVEVIEIAHEHPASFDSLVQTYRDAFVRYPRLKLLALTYVTHRTGLVMPVEAIASAAKEHGIDVILDGAHALGQIEFNLAQLGIAFAGFNLHKWIGAPLTLGFIYIDPQRLADIDPDMGEFHYPITDVRARTPYSTPNFPALMTLPLVFEEHRLLGGSRAKGARLNYLRDLWVSEVRQLPGIEVLTPDDPRLYCAITSFKFTDQPDQQVMADRLLKEYDLFTTTRSGASFGSCIRVTPGFLTSAADIHVLIKAITELCKN; this is encoded by the coding sequence ATGGACAGTACCCGCGACGAACAACACTGGCACGCCATCGCCCAGCGCTACGACCTGGAGCCCGGCCCGATCAACCTCGAAAACGGTTACTTCGGGCGCATGAGCCGCGCGGTACTGCAGCAGTATCAAGACAACGTCGCCTTCATCAACCGCAGCAACTCGATCCATGTGCGCCAGCGTTTCGAGCAGGGCGAGAACGTCGAGATCCGTAACCAGTTGGCGCAATTGATGGACGCCGACCCTGAAGCCATCGCCCTCACCCGTTGTGCCTCGGATGCGTTGCAGTCGCTGATCCGTAACTACAACCGCTTGCAGCCCGGCGACCAGGTGCTGATCAGCGACCTGGAGTACGACACCGTCAAGGGCGCCATGCGCTGGCTGGCGCAGAATCGTGGCGTAGAAGTGATCGAGATTGCCCACGAACACCCGGCCAGTTTCGACAGCCTGGTGCAGACGTACCGCGATGCCTTCGTGCGCTACCCGCGGCTCAAATTGCTGGCACTGACCTACGTCACCCACCGCACCGGGCTGGTAATGCCCGTGGAAGCGATTGCCAGCGCGGCCAAAGAACACGGAATTGATGTGATCCTCGATGGCGCCCATGCGCTGGGGCAGATCGAATTCAACCTGGCACAGTTGGGTATCGCGTTTGCCGGTTTCAACCTGCACAAGTGGATTGGCGCGCCATTGACCCTGGGCTTTATCTACATCGACCCACAGCGCTTGGCGGACATTGATCCGGACATGGGTGAGTTTCACTACCCCATCACCGATGTACGGGCCCGTACGCCGTACAGCACACCGAATTTCCCGGCGTTGATGACCTTGCCGCTGGTGTTCGAGGAGCATCGCTTGTTGGGCGGTTCGAGGGCCAAGGGTGCCCGACTCAACTACCTGCGGGATTTGTGGGTAAGTGAGGTGCGGCAGTTGCCGGGGATTGAAGTGCTGACGCCGGATGATCCACGGCTGTATTGCGCGATCACCTCGTTCAAGTTCACTGATCAGCCGGATCAGCAGGTGATGGCGGATCGGTTGCTCAAGGAATACGACCTCTTCACCACAACCCGCAGCGGGGCGTCGTTCGGCAGTTGTATTCGGGTGACACCAGGCTTTTTGACCTCAGCGGCGGACATTCATGTGCTGATCAAAGCCATCACCGAACTCTGCAAAAACTGA
- a CDS encoding DUF3820 family protein, producing the protein MNPEKLELLITREMPFGKYKGRIIADLPGPYLNWFAREGFPHGELGGLLALMQEIDHNGLSELLEPLRAKHGKPAPRH; encoded by the coding sequence ATGAATCCTGAAAAACTTGAATTGCTGATCACCCGCGAAATGCCCTTCGGCAAGTACAAGGGCCGGATCATCGCTGACCTGCCCGGCCCCTACCTGAACTGGTTTGCCCGTGAAGGCTTCCCCCACGGCGAGCTGGGCGGGTTGCTGGCACTGATGCAGGAAATCGACCACAACGGCTTATCCGAATTGCTGGAGCCCCTACGCGCCAAACACGGCAAGCCTGCCCCTCGTCATTAA
- a CDS encoding ferritin-like domain-containing protein: MTDINKESISVLNDLIETSKDGQEGFKTCAEDIKHPELKALFAKRSADCATAAAELQTAVKALGGDPEKSGSVAGALHRGWVDVKSMVTGKDEEAVLNEAERGEDHALKAYKEAIEKINKHNLLGIRDLVERQFHGAQRNHDQVKALRNQARAQS, encoded by the coding sequence ATGACTGATATCAACAAAGAATCGATCTCCGTACTGAATGACCTGATCGAGACCAGCAAGGACGGCCAGGAAGGCTTCAAGACCTGCGCAGAAGACATCAAGCATCCAGAGCTAAAAGCTCTGTTTGCCAAGCGTTCCGCTGATTGCGCCACCGCCGCTGCCGAACTGCAGACTGCCGTTAAAGCCCTGGGTGGCGATCCGGAAAAATCCGGTAGCGTCGCCGGTGCCTTGCACCGTGGCTGGGTCGACGTGAAGTCGATGGTTACCGGTAAAGACGAAGAGGCTGTACTGAACGAAGCCGAGCGCGGTGAAGACCACGCACTGAAGGCTTACAAAGAAGCGATCGAGAAGATCAACAAGCACAACCTGCTGGGCATTCGTGACCTGGTGGAGCGTCAGTTCCACGGCGCGCAACGTAACCACGACCAGGTGAAAGCCCTGCGTAACCAGGCTCGCGCTCAGTCTTGA
- a CDS encoding MaoC family dehydratase, with protein MTQVTNTPYEALEVGQTASYSKTVEERDIQLFAAMSGDHNPVHLDAEFAKATMFKERIAHGMFSGALISAAVACELPGPGTIYIGQQMTFQKPVKIGDTLTVRLEILEKLPKFRVRIATRVFNQRDELVVDGEAEILAPRKQQTVTLTELPAISIG; from the coding sequence ATGACCCAGGTTACCAACACGCCTTACGAAGCCCTCGAAGTCGGCCAGACCGCCAGCTACAGCAAGACCGTCGAAGAACGCGATATCCAGTTGTTCGCAGCGATGTCCGGCGACCACAACCCGGTGCACCTGGACGCCGAATTCGCCAAGGCGACCATGTTCAAGGAGCGCATAGCCCACGGCATGTTCAGCGGCGCCCTGATCAGCGCAGCGGTGGCGTGCGAGTTGCCCGGGCCCGGCACGATCTACATCGGCCAGCAAATGACCTTCCAGAAGCCGGTCAAAATCGGCGACACCCTGACCGTGCGTCTGGAAATCCTGGAGAAGCTGCCGAAATTCCGCGTGCGCATCGCCACCCGCGTGTTCAACCAGCGCGATGAATTGGTAGTGGACGGTGAGGCCGAGATCCTCGCGCCGCGCAAGCAGCAGACCGTGACCTTGACCGAATTGCCGGCCATCAGCATCGGCTGA
- a CDS encoding alpha/beta hydrolase, with amino-acid sequence MNHTTFWLTANDRSRVYVNQWLPDGPPKALIMLAHGMAEHSGRYGRLAQALCDAGYGLYAPDQRGHGRTADEGTLGLFAEKDGWNKVVGDLASLNQHIGQQAPGVPIILLGHSMGSYIAQAYLLHHSASLNGAILSGSNFQPVALYGAAKVIAHVERLRQGLRGRSALIDFLSFGSFNKAFKPNRTAFDWLSRDPAEVDKYVNDPLCGFRCTNQLWIDLLGGLQQISKASNLAQIDPGLPILIMGGECDPVSEGKRLKSLANALREAGCQNLELSIYPQARHELFNETNRDAVTADVLTWLAQAAVLRRPTRCE; translated from the coding sequence ATGAACCACACCACTTTCTGGCTGACCGCGAATGACCGCAGTCGGGTGTACGTCAACCAATGGCTACCCGACGGGCCGCCCAAGGCGCTGATCATGCTGGCCCACGGCATGGCCGAGCACAGTGGCCGCTATGGGCGCCTGGCCCAGGCGTTGTGTGACGCCGGTTACGGCCTGTACGCCCCCGACCAGCGCGGCCACGGGCGTACCGCCGACGAGGGCACCCTGGGGCTGTTCGCCGAGAAAGACGGCTGGAACAAAGTGGTGGGTGACCTGGCGAGCCTCAATCAGCACATCGGCCAGCAGGCGCCGGGCGTGCCGATCATCCTGCTGGGGCATAGCATGGGCAGCTACATCGCCCAGGCGTATCTGCTGCACCACAGCGCCAGCCTCAATGGGGCGATTCTCAGCGGCTCGAACTTCCAGCCGGTGGCGCTGTACGGCGCGGCCAAGGTGATTGCCCACGTCGAACGCCTGCGCCAGGGCTTGCGGGGGCGCAGCGCGCTGATTGATTTCCTGTCATTTGGATCGTTCAACAAAGCGTTTAAACCCAATCGCACCGCTTTCGACTGGCTCAGCCGCGACCCGGCGGAGGTCGACAAGTACGTCAACGACCCGCTCTGCGGCTTTCGCTGCACCAACCAGCTGTGGATCGACCTGCTCGGCGGCTTGCAGCAAATCAGCAAAGCGTCCAATCTCGCTCAGATCGATCCGGGCCTGCCGATCCTGATAATGGGTGGAGAATGTGATCCGGTCAGTGAAGGCAAGCGTCTCAAAAGTCTGGCCAACGCGTTGCGCGAAGCCGGCTGCCAGAATCTGGAGCTGAGCATTTATCCGCAGGCGCGCCACGAATTATTCAACGAAACCAACCGTGATGCGGTCACAGCCGATGTGCTGACGTGGCTGGCCCAGGCAGCAGTACTGCGCCGCCCTACTCGCTGCGAATGA